A portion of the Sulfuriferula sp. AH1 genome contains these proteins:
- a CDS encoding diiron oxygenase, protein MAHAELSLLEQLSTNSSPYSDPLTRLDWEGLDLTRPWLPEEAVSLFGLPEYTALPEAIRTRLSQYEFTGFIQAGIWLEAIFIERLSKNLKHTQSTQELAYYLHEIREESGHSLMFLKLMENSGLRLPGIWRNRPFIADFLGRHTPLNTTLFWLAVTIGEEVPDRLNRYVRTQGHDKVEGVIHQMCTLHIIDEARHIAHARSALEASLAHCGKLERKLLTPIVNLLIRQFVRTFYLPGADVYELAGLNPGKQWREMARKNPARNEFILKCLNPTLHMLRSHGFAVADPVL, encoded by the coding sequence ACTCTCCCTGCTTGAGCAGCTTTCTACCAATAGCTCACCCTACTCCGATCCATTGACTCGCCTGGATTGGGAAGGTCTTGACTTGACTCGTCCATGGTTACCGGAAGAAGCTGTATCCTTATTCGGTTTACCCGAATACACGGCATTGCCTGAAGCGATCCGCACCCGTTTATCGCAATATGAATTTACCGGATTCATCCAGGCAGGAATTTGGCTGGAAGCAATTTTCATTGAACGTTTATCAAAAAATCTCAAACATACTCAATCAACTCAGGAACTGGCATATTACCTCCATGAAATTCGGGAAGAATCAGGTCATAGTCTGATGTTCCTCAAATTGATGGAAAACAGTGGGCTAAGGCTACCAGGAATATGGCGCAACCGGCCTTTTATAGCCGATTTCCTCGGACGTCACACACCGCTTAACACGACGCTCTTCTGGCTGGCAGTCACCATAGGCGAGGAAGTACCCGATCGGCTCAATCGTTATGTACGTACCCAAGGGCATGATAAAGTCGAGGGTGTCATCCATCAGATGTGCACTTTGCACATCATTGACGAAGCGCGCCATATCGCCCATGCACGCAGCGCGCTGGAAGCAAGTTTGGCGCACTGCGGCAAACTGGAACGCAAATTGCTCACGCCCATCGTCAATTTATTGATTCGCCAATTTGTGCGCACCTTCTATTTGCCTGGCGCGGACGTTTATGAGCTGGCAGGCCTCAATCCCGGTAAACAGTGGCGGGAGATGGCTCGCAAGAACCCGGCACGCAATGAGTTTATTCTGAAATGCCTGAATCCGACACTGCACATGCTGCGCAGCCACGGTTTTGCGGTGGCTGATCCGGTCTTATAA
- a CDS encoding P-II family nitrogen regulator — MKKIDAIIKPFKLDEVREALSEIGVTGLTVTEVKGFGRQKGHTELYRGAEYVVDFLPKVKIELVVADALADQAVETIVTSACTGKIGDGKIFVTDVEQVVRIRTGENGEAAI, encoded by the coding sequence ATGAAGAAAATAGACGCTATTATCAAGCCGTTCAAACTGGATGAGGTGCGTGAAGCTTTATCTGAAATCGGTGTGACTGGCTTAACGGTAACCGAGGTCAAGGGATTCGGTCGTCAAAAGGGGCATACCGAATTGTACCGCGGTGCTGAGTATGTAGTTGATTTCCTGCCTAAGGTAAAAATCGAACTTGTGGTGGCTGACGCTTTGGCAGATCAGGCTGTGGAAACCATAGTGACGTCAGCGTGTACCGGGAAAATCGGTGACGGCAAGATATTCGTGACCGATGTTGAACAGGTGGTCCGTATCCGTACTGGTGAGAATGGTGAAGCGGCGATTTAG